A window from Citrobacter amalonaticus encodes these proteins:
- the napH gene encoding quinol dehydrogenase ferredoxin subunit NapH: protein MANRKRDAGREAQAKKGVWRSHRWLIFRRLCQFMVLGMFLSGPWFGVWILHGNYSSSLLLESIPLTDPLITLQSLASGHLPVAVALTGAAIITVLYALAGKRLFCGWVCPLNPITDFAAWLRRRFDLNQSATIPRHIRYVLLVVVLVGSALTGTLLWEWINPVSLLGRSLVMGFGSGALLIIALFLFDLLVVEHGWCGHLCPLGALYGVLGSQGVLTVAAKDRQKCNRCMDCFHVCPEPHVLRAPVLDEQSPVQVTSRDCMACGRCVDVCSEDVFTITTRWSSGAKS from the coding sequence ATGGCAAATCGTAAACGTGATGCCGGGCGTGAAGCGCAGGCGAAAAAAGGCGTCTGGCGGAGTCATCGCTGGCTGATTTTCCGCCGGCTCTGTCAGTTTATGGTGCTGGGGATGTTTCTGAGCGGCCCGTGGTTTGGCGTGTGGATCCTGCATGGGAATTACTCCAGCAGCCTGTTGTTGGAGTCGATCCCGTTGACCGATCCGCTCATCACCCTGCAAAGCCTGGCGAGCGGTCATCTGCCTGTGGCGGTGGCGCTAACAGGCGCGGCGATTATTACCGTGCTTTACGCCCTGGCAGGAAAGCGATTGTTTTGCGGTTGGGTTTGCCCGTTGAACCCGATTACCGATTTTGCGGCCTGGCTACGCAGAAGGTTTGACCTGAATCAGTCCGCAACTATTCCACGTCATATACGGTACGTACTTCTGGTTGTCGTGCTGGTGGGTTCAGCACTGACCGGGACGCTACTGTGGGAATGGATTAACCCTGTTTCACTGCTGGGGCGTAGCCTGGTGATGGGATTCGGTAGCGGCGCACTGCTGATTATCGCTCTGTTTTTATTTGATTTGCTGGTCGTTGAACACGGCTGGTGCGGGCATCTTTGTCCTTTAGGCGCACTGTATGGCGTGCTGGGTAGCCAGGGCGTATTAACCGTTGCGGCGAAAGACCGACAGAAATGTAACCGCTGTATGGACTGTTTTCATGTTTGCCCGGAACCGCATGTATTACGTGCCCCGGTGCTGGATGAGCAAAGCCCGGTGCAGGTCACCAGCCGCGATTGCATGGCCTGCGGTCGCTGCGTGGATGTCTGTTCTGAGGACGTATTTACAATAACTACACGATGGAGTTCGGGAGCGAAATCATGA
- the napG gene encoding ferredoxin-type protein NapG → MSRSAKPQNGRRRFLRDVVRTAGGLAAVGVALGLQQQTARATGVRLRPPGAVNENAFASACVRCGQCVQACPYDTLKLATLASGLSAGTPYFVAREIPCEMCEDIPCAKVCPSGALDREIASIDDSRMGLAVLLDQENCLNFQGLRCDVCYRECPKIDEAITLELDRNMRTGKHARFIPTVHSDACTGCGKCEKVCVLEQPAIKVLPLSLAKGELGHHYRFGWLEGNDGKS, encoded by the coding sequence ATGTCCAGGTCAGCGAAACCCCAAAATGGCCGCCGCCGCTTTCTGCGCGATGTTGTTCGCACAGCGGGCGGACTGGCTGCCGTTGGCGTGGCGCTGGGGTTACAGCAGCAAACCGCACGGGCTACAGGCGTGCGGTTGCGCCCGCCTGGGGCCGTGAACGAGAACGCCTTTGCCAGCGCCTGCGTGCGCTGCGGGCAGTGCGTTCAGGCATGTCCGTATGACACCTTAAAACTGGCGACGCTCGCATCAGGGTTGTCGGCGGGGACGCCGTATTTTGTTGCCCGCGAGATCCCGTGCGAGATGTGTGAAGACATTCCGTGCGCCAAAGTCTGCCCCAGCGGGGCACTGGACCGGGAGATTGCCTCCATTGACGATTCGCGGATGGGGCTGGCGGTGCTGCTGGATCAGGAAAATTGCCTGAACTTCCAGGGATTACGCTGTGACGTCTGCTATCGCGAATGCCCAAAAATCGATGAGGCTATCACGCTGGAACTGGATCGCAACATGCGAACCGGCAAACATGCGCGATTTATCCCGACCGTTCACAGCGACGCCTGCACGGGGTGCGGGAAATGTGAAAAAGTCTGCGTGCTGGAGCAACCCGCGATAAAAGTGTTGCCGCTGTCGCTGGCGAAAGGGGAGTTAGGTCACCATTACCGCTTCGGCTGGCTGGAGGGGAACGATGGCAAATCGTAA
- the napA gene encoding nitrate reductase catalytic subunit NapA produces the protein MKLSRRSFMKANAVAAAAAAAGLSVPGVARAVVGQQEAIKWDKAPCRFCGTGCGVLVGTQQGRIVACQGDPEAPVNRGLNCIKGYFLPKIMYGEDRLTQPLLRMKDGKYSKDGEFTPISWDQAFDVMEEKFKTALKEKGPESVGMFGSGQWTIWEGYAASKLFKAGLRSNNLDPNARHCMASAVVGFMRTFGMDEPMGCYDDIEHADAFVLWGSNMAEMHPILWSRITNRRLSDPNVNVSVLSTFQHRSFELADNGMVFTPQSDLVILNYIANYIIQNNAINQDFFSKHVNVRKGATDIGYGLRPTHPLEKAAKNPGSDASEPMSFEDYKAFVAEYTLDKTAEMTGVPKDQLEQLAKLYADPNKKVISYWTMGFNQHTRGVWANNLIYNIHLLTGKIAQPGCGPFSLTGQPSACGTAREVGTFAHRLPADMVVTNEKHREICEKHWNIPAGTIPAKIGLHAVAQDRALKDGKLNVYWTMCTNNMQAGPNINEDRLPGWRDPRNFIIVSDPYPTVSALAADLILPTAMWVEKEGAYGNAERRTQFWRQQIKAPGESKSDLWQLVQFSRRFKTEEVWPEELLAQKPELRGKTLYDVLFATPAVSKFPLTELKEDQLNDESRELGFYLQKGLFEEYAWFGRGHGHDLAPFDDYHKARGLRWPVVDGKETQWRYSEGNDPYVKAGEGYKFYGKPDGKAVIFALPFEPAAEAPDAEYDLWLSTGRVLEHWHTGSMTRRVPELHRAFPEGVLFIHPLDAKKRDMRRGDKVKVISRRGEVISIVETRGRNRPPQGLVYMAFFDAAQLVNNLTLDATDPLSKETDFKKCAVKLAKV, from the coding sequence ATGAAACTCAGTCGTCGTAGCTTTATGAAAGCTAACGCCGTTGCGGCCGCTGCGGCGGCTGCCGGGCTAAGCGTACCGGGCGTTGCCCGCGCAGTTGTCGGTCAACAGGAAGCCATTAAGTGGGATAAAGCCCCGTGCCGTTTTTGTGGTACAGGCTGTGGCGTGCTGGTCGGCACTCAGCAGGGGCGTATTGTCGCCTGTCAGGGTGATCCGGAAGCCCCGGTTAACCGTGGTCTGAACTGCATCAAGGGCTATTTCCTGCCCAAAATTATGTACGGAGAGGACCGTTTAACGCAGCCATTGCTGCGTATGAAAGACGGTAAGTACAGCAAAGACGGTGAATTTACGCCGATCAGCTGGGATCAGGCTTTCGATGTGATGGAAGAGAAGTTTAAAACCGCGCTGAAAGAGAAAGGCCCGGAGTCTGTCGGCATGTTTGGTTCCGGCCAGTGGACCATCTGGGAAGGTTACGCCGCCTCCAAACTGTTTAAAGCGGGCTTGCGCTCGAACAACCTCGATCCCAACGCGCGTCACTGCATGGCCTCAGCGGTGGTAGGTTTTATGCGTACCTTTGGCATGGACGAACCGATGGGCTGCTACGATGATATCGAGCATGCCGATGCGTTTGTCCTGTGGGGCTCGAACATGGCGGAAATGCACCCGATCCTCTGGTCGCGCATTACCAACCGTCGTCTCTCCGATCCGAATGTTAACGTCTCCGTGTTGTCCACCTTCCAGCACCGTAGCTTCGAGCTGGCGGACAACGGGATGGTGTTTACGCCACAGTCTGACCTGGTGATCCTCAACTACATCGCTAACTACATCATTCAAAACAACGCGATTAACCAGGACTTCTTCAGCAAGCACGTCAACGTCCGCAAAGGGGCAACGGATATCGGTTACGGCCTGCGTCCGACGCATCCGCTGGAAAAAGCCGCGAAAAACCCAGGCTCTGATGCTTCTGAGCCGATGAGCTTTGAAGACTACAAAGCGTTTGTGGCTGAATACACGCTGGATAAAACCGCTGAAATGACCGGCGTGCCGAAAGATCAGCTGGAGCAACTGGCGAAGCTGTATGCCGACCCGAACAAGAAAGTCATCTCTTACTGGACGATGGGCTTCAACCAGCATACGCGCGGCGTGTGGGCCAACAACCTGATCTACAACATTCACCTGCTGACTGGCAAAATCGCGCAGCCGGGCTGTGGACCGTTCTCACTGACCGGTCAGCCTTCTGCCTGTGGTACCGCGCGTGAAGTGGGAACCTTTGCCCACCGTCTGCCGGCGGACATGGTGGTCACTAACGAAAAACACCGTGAGATCTGTGAAAAGCACTGGAATATCCCGGCTGGAACCATTCCGGCGAAAATCGGTCTCCACGCAGTTGCCCAGGACCGGGCATTGAAAGACGGCAAGCTGAACGTCTACTGGACGATGTGTACCAACAATATGCAGGCCGGTCCGAACATCAACGAAGATCGTCTGCCGGGCTGGCGCGATCCACGCAACTTTATCATTGTCTCCGATCCGTACCCGACCGTCAGCGCGCTGGCCGCGGACCTGATCCTGCCAACCGCAATGTGGGTGGAGAAAGAAGGGGCTTACGGTAACGCCGAGCGTCGTACCCAGTTCTGGCGTCAACAGATTAAAGCGCCGGGCGAATCGAAATCCGATCTGTGGCAACTGGTTCAGTTCTCGCGACGTTTTAAAACGGAAGAGGTCTGGCCGGAAGAGCTGCTGGCACAGAAACCGGAACTGCGCGGCAAAACCCTGTACGACGTGCTGTTTGCCACCCCTGCGGTGAGCAAGTTCCCGTTGACGGAGTTGAAAGAGGATCAGCTTAACGACGAATCACGTGAGCTGGGCTTCTATCTGCAAAAAGGGCTGTTTGAAGAGTACGCCTGGTTTGGTCGTGGACACGGTCACGATCTCGCCCCGTTCGATGACTATCACAAGGCGCGCGGCCTTCGCTGGCCGGTGGTTGACGGGAAAGAGACGCAGTGGCGCTACAGCGAAGGCAACGATCCGTACGTCAAAGCAGGTGAAGGCTACAAGTTCTACGGTAAGCCAGACGGTAAAGCGGTGATCTTCGCGCTACCGTTTGAACCGGCCGCAGAAGCGCCGGATGCCGAGTACGACCTGTGGCTTTCCACGGGGCGTGTGCTAGAGCACTGGCATACCGGCAGTATGACGCGCCGCGTGCCGGAACTGCACCGTGCGTTCCCGGAAGGGGTTCTGTTTATCCATCCGCTGGATGCGAAAAAACGGGATATGCGCCGTGGCGACAAGGTCAAAGTGATCTCACGTCGTGGTGAGGTGATTTCCATTGTTGAAACCCGTGGACGTAACCGTCCGCCGCAGGGGCTGGTCTACATGGCGTTCTTCGACGCCGCACAGCTGGTGAATAACCTGACGCTGGATGCGACGGATCCGCTCTCTAAAGAGACGGATTTCAAGAAGTGCGCCGTGAAACTGGCGAAGGTGTAA
- the napD gene encoding chaperone NapD: MHINWQVCSLIVQAKGEQVQDISTQLNALPGCEVAVSDEQSGQMIAVVEAEHSETLMQTIESVRNVAGVLAVSLVYHQQEEQGEETP; this comes from the coding sequence ATGCACATTAACTGGCAGGTCTGCAGCCTGATTGTTCAGGCCAAAGGCGAACAGGTACAGGATATTAGCACGCAGCTAAATGCTTTGCCGGGCTGCGAAGTGGCCGTAAGCGACGAGCAAAGCGGCCAGATGATTGCGGTGGTTGAAGCAGAACACAGCGAAACGCTGATGCAAACAATTGAGTCGGTACGCAACGTTGCGGGCGTGCTGGCGGTGTCGCTGGTTTATCACCAGCAGGAAGAACAAGGTGAGGAAACACCATGA
- the napF gene encoding ferredoxin-type protein NapF → MVDLSRRGILTGSWRSANRGIRPPWIMEASQFLSQCTRCDACIQACEHDVLQRGPGGYPSVNFQQSECTFCYACAQACPESLFSPRHTRAWDLIFTIGQACLAYQSVECRRCQDSCEPQAILFRPTLSGIYQPQLDNQNCNGCGACVASCPVSAITAEYNHAH, encoded by the coding sequence ATGGTTGATCTATCCCGTCGAGGCATACTGACTGGCAGTTGGCGTAGTGCCAATCGTGGGATTCGTCCGCCGTGGATCATGGAAGCATCTCAGTTTCTGTCCCAGTGCACCCGTTGCGACGCCTGTATTCAGGCTTGTGAACACGATGTTTTGCAGCGTGGCCCGGGTGGCTATCCGAGCGTTAATTTCCAACAAAGCGAATGCACCTTCTGCTACGCCTGTGCGCAGGCTTGCCCTGAATCTCTCTTTTCTCCGCGCCACACCAGGGCATGGGATCTGATTTTCACCATTGGGCAAGCGTGTCTGGCGTATCAGTCCGTAGAGTGCCGCCGCTGTCAGGATAGCTGTGAACCGCAGGCGATCCTGTTTCGCCCAACGTTGTCCGGCATTTATCAGCCACAACTCGATAACCAGAACTGTAACGGATGCGGCGCGTGTGTCGCCAGTTGCCCGGTGTCAGCCATTACCGCGGAGTATAACCATGCACATTAA
- the eco gene encoding serine protease inhibitor ecotin produces MKTMVPAVLFAAFASTSVWAASTEANPQPLEKIAPWPQAEKGMKRQVIQLPHQEDESTLKVELMIGQTLEVDCNQHRLGGELESKTLEGWGYDYYVFNKVTSPVSTMMACPDGKKEQKFVTAYLGNDGMLRYNSKLPIVVYTPANVDVKFRIWKAEDNVQNAVTR; encoded by the coding sequence ATAAAGACAATGGTTCCTGCCGTTTTGTTCGCTGCTTTCGCCAGCACCTCTGTGTGGGCGGCCTCCACGGAAGCTAATCCGCAACCGCTGGAAAAAATCGCCCCCTGGCCGCAGGCGGAAAAAGGCATGAAGCGCCAGGTTATTCAGCTACCCCATCAGGAAGATGAATCTACTCTTAAAGTGGAACTGATGATCGGACAGACGCTGGAAGTCGACTGCAATCAGCATCGCCTGGGCGGCGAGCTGGAAAGCAAAACGCTGGAAGGTTGGGGTTATGACTACTACGTCTTTAATAAAGTCACCTCCCCGGTATCGACCATGATGGCCTGTCCGGATGGCAAAAAAGAGCAGAAATTTGTGACTGCATATTTGGGTAATGACGGTATGCTGCGTTACAACAGCAAGTTGCCGATCGTGGTGTATACCCCGGCAAATGTTGATGTGAAATTCCGCATCTGGAAAGCGGAAGATAATGTGCAGAACGCGGTAACGCGTTAA
- the mqo gene encoding malate dehydrogenase (quinone), protein MKKVTAMLFSMAVGLNAVSMAAKAKAAEEQETDVLLIGGGIMSATLGTYLQELEPDWSMTMVERLDGVAQESSNGWNNAGTGHSALMELNYTPKKADGSISTEKAVEINEAFQISRQFWAHQVKSGVMHDPRTFITTVPHMSFVWGEENVNFLRARYAALQQSTLFRGMRYSEDHAQIKEWAPLVMEGRDPKQKVAATRTEMGTDVNYGEITRQLIASLQKKPNFALELSTEVRGFKRNDDNTWTVTVADLKNGEAEHNIKAKFVFIGAGGAALKLLQETGIPEAKEYAGFPVGGQFLVAENPDVVNRHLAKVYGQASVGAPPMSVPHIDTRILDGKRVVLFGPFATFSTKFLKNGSLWDLLSSTTPSNFMPMVNVGMDNFDLVKYLISQVMLSDDDRFDALKEYYPQAKKADWRLWQAGQRVQIIKRDEDKGGVLRLGTEVVSDKEGTVAALLGASPGASTAAPIMLHLMETVFKEKVSTPQWQAKLKTIIPSYGTKLNGNVEATQQELQYTSEVLGLQYVQPQTTDAAPKAQLKPQAQPARKEVADIAL, encoded by the coding sequence ATGAAAAAAGTGACTGCCATGCTCTTCTCGATGGCCGTAGGGCTGAATGCTGTCTCGATGGCGGCAAAAGCGAAAGCGGCGGAAGAGCAGGAGACGGACGTACTGTTGATCGGCGGCGGCATCATGAGCGCCACACTGGGAACTTATCTACAGGAACTGGAACCCGACTGGTCGATGACCATGGTGGAGCGCCTGGACGGTGTCGCGCAAGAGAGTTCAAACGGCTGGAACAATGCCGGAACCGGGCACTCTGCGCTGATGGAGTTGAACTACACACCAAAGAAAGCCGACGGGAGTATCAGTACCGAAAAGGCAGTCGAAATTAACGAAGCTTTCCAGATTTCCCGCCAGTTCTGGGCGCATCAGGTCAAGAGTGGCGTGATGCACGACCCGCGCACCTTCATCACCACCGTTCCGCACATGAGCTTCGTCTGGGGTGAAGAGAACGTCAACTTCCTGCGCGCCCGCTATGCGGCCCTGCAACAAAGCACGCTGTTCCGTGGTATGCGCTACTCCGAAGACCACGCGCAAATCAAAGAGTGGGCACCGCTGGTGATGGAAGGGCGCGATCCGAAACAGAAAGTCGCCGCTACGCGTACCGAAATGGGAACGGACGTGAACTACGGCGAAATTACGCGCCAATTGATTGCTTCGTTGCAGAAAAAGCCTAACTTTGCACTGGAGTTGAGCACCGAAGTCCGTGGATTTAAACGTAACGACGATAATACCTGGACGGTGACCGTCGCCGATCTGAAAAACGGCGAAGCGGAACATAACATCAAAGCCAAATTCGTCTTTATCGGTGCGGGCGGCGCAGCGCTGAAACTGTTGCAGGAAACCGGTATTCCGGAAGCCAAAGAGTACGCAGGCTTCCCGGTTGGCGGGCAATTCCTGGTCGCAGAAAACCCGGACGTGGTGAACCGGCATCTGGCGAAAGTGTACGGTCAGGCTTCCGTCGGCGCGCCGCCGATGTCGGTCCCGCATATCGATACCCGTATTCTGGATGGTAAACGTGTCGTGCTGTTCGGGCCGTTCGCCACCTTCTCCACTAAATTCCTGAAAAACGGTTCGCTGTGGGATCTGCTGAGTTCAACCACGCCTTCCAACTTCATGCCGATGGTCAACGTCGGGATGGATAACTTCGATCTGGTGAAATACCTGATTAGTCAGGTGATGCTGAGCGATGATGACCGCTTCGACGCGCTGAAAGAGTACTATCCGCAGGCGAAGAAAGCGGACTGGCGTTTGTGGCAGGCGGGTCAGCGTGTCCAGATCATCAAACGTGATGAAGACAAAGGGGGCGTGCTGCGTCTGGGGACGGAAGTGGTGAGCGACAAAGAGGGGACCGTTGCCGCACTGCTGGGCGCGTCACCGGGCGCATCCACTGCGGCACCGATCATGCTCCATCTGATGGAAACCGTCTTTAAAGAGAAGGTGAGTACGCCGCAATGGCAGGCGAAGCTGAAAACGATTATTCCGTCTTACGGTACAAAACTGAACGGCAACGTTGAGGCGACGCAGCAGGAACTGCAATACACCAGTGAAGTGCTGGGGCTGCAATATGTCCAGCCGCAGACGACGGACGCGGCACCAAAAGCGCAGCTTAAACCACAGGCTCAGCCTGCGCGTAAAGAAGTGGCAGATATCGCACTGTAA
- a CDS encoding SulP family inorganic anion transporter produces MSVTPSSPALAAEHTVSGVLRAPRLLVRETLAGVITALALIPEVISFSVIAGVDPKVSLIASVVLCLAMSFMGGRPAMVTAAAGSVALVIGPMVHQHGVQYILPAVVLAGFIQILFGVTGMARLMRFIPAAVMTGFVNALGILIFFAQVPHFWSKSPLIWGLFALTLLIVLWVPRVIKSIPAPLIAIVLLTLFTATTGQLLPTVGDEGAMSGGLPGLTQLLVPLNLQTLTIIWPCALSIAFVGLMESLLTAKLVDDLTVTPSNKNRESVGLGFANILAGFYGGIAGCAMIGQTIVNVEMGKGRSRVSTIAAGLVLLLLVTALSDVMAKIPMSVLAGIMVIVAVKTFSWHSIQPATLTTLPVVETLVMVITVGATVSTGNLAIGVVAGVVAMGLLPRVVKRKRRTTSETASPAQEK; encoded by the coding sequence ATGTCTGTAACCCCTTCGTCTCCTGCTCTGGCAGCGGAACACACGGTCAGTGGCGTTCTTCGCGCCCCACGTCTGCTGGTACGCGAAACGCTGGCTGGGGTGATCACCGCGCTGGCGCTGATCCCGGAAGTGATCTCCTTTTCGGTGATTGCCGGCGTTGACCCGAAAGTCAGCCTGATTGCCTCAGTGGTGCTTTGTCTGGCAATGTCTTTCATGGGCGGTCGCCCGGCGATGGTCACGGCAGCAGCCGGTTCCGTTGCGCTGGTGATAGGCCCGATGGTGCACCAGCATGGCGTACAGTACATTCTGCCAGCGGTCGTATTAGCCGGGTTTATCCAGATTCTGTTTGGCGTTACCGGGATGGCGCGCCTGATGCGTTTTATTCCCGCCGCCGTCATGACCGGGTTTGTGAACGCCCTCGGTATTCTGATTTTTTTCGCCCAGGTCCCCCATTTCTGGAGCAAAAGCCCGCTCATCTGGGGGCTGTTTGCCTTAACGCTACTCATTGTGTTGTGGGTGCCGCGCGTTATTAAAAGCATTCCTGCGCCGCTGATTGCCATTGTTTTATTGACGCTGTTTACCGCAACCACCGGTCAATTGCTGCCGACCGTCGGTGATGAAGGCGCAATGAGCGGCGGGCTACCGGGACTGACGCAGCTGTTAGTGCCGCTGAATCTGCAAACGCTGACAATTATCTGGCCCTGCGCGCTGAGTATCGCCTTTGTGGGCCTGATGGAGTCGCTACTGACGGCGAAACTGGTTGATGACCTGACGGTCACGCCGTCGAACAAAAATCGTGAAAGCGTGGGTCTGGGGTTCGCCAACATTCTGGCGGGCTTTTACGGCGGCATTGCTGGCTGCGCGATGATCGGACAGACCATCGTGAATGTGGAGATGGGGAAAGGCCGTAGCCGCGTGTCGACGATCGCCGCCGGGTTGGTTTTACTGCTGCTGGTCACTGCGCTGAGCGACGTGATGGCGAAAATCCCGATGTCGGTTCTGGCCGGGATCATGGTGATTGTGGCGGTGAAAACGTTCAGTTGGCACAGTATCCAGCCCGCCACCCTGACGACACTGCCCGTGGTGGAAACGCTGGTAATGGTCATTACCGTTGGCGCAACGGTCTCCACCGGCAACCTGGCGATTGGCGTGGTTGCCGGCGTGGTGGCGATGGGATTACTACCTCGCGTCGTGAAACGTAAACGACGCACTACATCAGAAACAGCGTCGCCAGCCCAAGAAAAATAA
- the mgtE gene encoding magnesium transporter — MFAKHQNSARLRDEERARLIWLLTTDKAIVSTLLGKLTLAEQYDVGTLADDIAEVGALVDHLPPPDLADTLEALPSEERHALWRLIQSDKRGYVLLEASENVWDDLIDEMTDRELLEALQYLDIDEQIYLVQHLPRNLTGRLLATLPPEERARVRQVMHYEKNRVGAIMEFEVITVRPDVTLQVVQRYLRRLGKMPENTDKLFVTRRDKTLVGELTLTCILLNDVQCKVSEVMDDDPLTFAPEDKTENAARTFERDNLVSAAVVDSAGKLMGRLTIDEIVDVVYEETDTDLRRMGGLSAEEDVFAPVPKAVKTRWAWLAINLCTAFIASRVIDGFEHTISQLVALASLMPIVAGIGGNTGNQTITMIVRALALQNIQPGNLTFLILREMGVALVNGLVWGGIMGGITWWLYDDMALGGVMTLAMMLNLLMAALMGVIIPMTMVKLGRDPAVGSSVMITAITDTGGFFIFLGLATLFLM; from the coding sequence ATGTTCGCAAAACACCAAAACAGCGCAAGGCTGCGCGATGAAGAGCGTGCGCGGCTGATCTGGCTGCTTACCACCGATAAAGCCATTGTTTCCACCCTGTTAGGCAAGCTCACCCTGGCTGAGCAATATGATGTCGGAACGTTAGCCGACGATATTGCTGAGGTAGGCGCGCTGGTCGACCATCTTCCACCACCTGACCTGGCGGATACCCTTGAAGCGCTCCCGTCGGAAGAACGTCACGCCCTTTGGCGGCTGATTCAGAGTGATAAGCGTGGATACGTCCTGCTTGAGGCGTCCGAAAACGTCTGGGATGACCTGATCGATGAAATGACCGACCGGGAACTGCTTGAGGCGCTGCAATATCTCGACATCGACGAACAGATTTACCTGGTTCAGCACCTGCCGCGTAACCTCACAGGCCGGTTGCTGGCGACGCTGCCGCCCGAAGAGCGGGCCCGCGTGCGCCAGGTCATGCATTACGAAAAGAATCGCGTCGGCGCGATCATGGAATTCGAGGTCATCACCGTGCGCCCGGATGTGACGCTGCAAGTAGTGCAGCGTTATCTGCGTCGTCTGGGCAAGATGCCGGAAAACACTGACAAACTGTTTGTCACCCGTCGCGACAAAACGCTGGTTGGTGAGCTAACCCTGACCTGTATTTTGCTCAATGACGTGCAGTGTAAAGTCAGCGAGGTGATGGATGACGATCCGCTGACCTTCGCCCCGGAAGATAAAACGGAAAATGCGGCGCGTACCTTCGAGCGTGACAACCTGGTCAGTGCGGCGGTAGTCGATTCTGCCGGTAAACTGATGGGACGTTTGACGATCGACGAGATCGTCGACGTGGTCTACGAAGAGACGGACACCGATCTGCGTCGAATGGGCGGATTGAGCGCCGAAGAGGATGTTTTTGCGCCCGTTCCCAAAGCGGTGAAAACGCGCTGGGCGTGGCTGGCTATCAACCTGTGTACTGCGTTCATTGCCTCGCGCGTGATTGATGGCTTTGAACACACCATTTCACAACTGGTGGCATTAGCGTCGCTGATGCCCATTGTCGCCGGGATCGGCGGGAATACCGGTAATCAGACCATCACCATGATTGTTCGGGCGCTGGCGTTACAAAACATCCAGCCGGGCAACCTGACGTTTCTTATTCTGCGCGAGATGGGGGTGGCACTGGTCAATGGCCTCGTCTGGGGGGGGATTATGGGCGGGATCACCTGGTGGCTGTACGACGACATGGCGCTCGGCGGGGTGATGACCCTGGCAATGATGCTGAACCTGTTAATGGCGGCGCTGATGGGGGTGATTATCCCGATGACGATGGTGAAGCTCGGGCGCGACCCGGCGGTCGGCTCGAGCGTGATGATCACCGCGATTACCGATACCGGCGGATTCTTTATTTTTCTTGGGCTGGCGACGCTGTTTCTGATGTAG